One genomic window of Desulfuromonas sp. AOP6 includes the following:
- the cas1c gene encoding type I-C CRISPR-associated endonuclease Cas1c — translation MRKMLNTLYVTTQGAYLHKEGETVVVKVERENRLRLPIHTLSSIVCFGQVSCSPYLLGHCAEKDVSVSFMTEYGKFLARVQGPVSGNVLLRREQYRRADCDQSSARLARMFVLGKVANARRNIHRALRDHSDKVAAAGMEQACKTLAHYTKRLLQEEILDSVRGIEGRTARDYFDQFDHLIVAQKEDFVFIGRNRRPPLDRVNCLLSFIYSLLYHDARSALETVGLDPAVGYLHRDRPGRLGLALDLMEEFRPMLADRMVLSLINLGQVKKKGFTTTESGAVLMDDDTRKAVLVAYQRRKQEEIDHPFLQEKIPVGMLLLAQAQLLARYLRGDMDDYPPFLWR, via the coding sequence ATGAGGAAAATGCTGAACACCCTATATGTGACGACCCAGGGTGCTTACCTGCATAAGGAAGGTGAAACCGTAGTCGTCAAAGTCGAGCGAGAAAACCGCCTGCGCCTGCCGATCCACACCCTAAGCTCCATCGTCTGTTTTGGTCAGGTAAGTTGCAGCCCATACTTGCTTGGCCACTGCGCAGAGAAGGATGTCTCTGTCAGCTTCATGACCGAATATGGCAAGTTCCTTGCGAGAGTGCAGGGGCCGGTGTCGGGCAATGTGTTGCTGCGACGCGAGCAGTATCGCCGGGCGGATTGCGATCAGTCCTCGGCTCGACTGGCACGGATGTTTGTTCTCGGTAAGGTTGCCAATGCCCGGCGTAACATCCATCGAGCCCTGCGTGACCATTCGGACAAAGTTGCAGCAGCTGGCATGGAACAGGCATGTAAGACTTTGGCGCATTACACCAAACGATTGCTTCAGGAAGAGATTTTGGACAGCGTCCGTGGCATCGAGGGCCGCACTGCAAGGGATTACTTTGACCAGTTCGACCACCTGATTGTTGCCCAAAAAGAAGATTTTGTTTTTATCGGACGTAATCGACGTCCGCCCCTCGACCGGGTTAATTGCCTGCTCTCATTTATATACAGTCTTCTATATCACGATGCCCGTTCTGCGCTGGAAACTGTCGGGCTTGATCCAGCGGTTGGTTATCTGCACCGGGACAGGCCGGGTCGACTTGGGTTGGCTCTCGACTTGATGGAGGAGTTCCGTCCCATGCTTGCCGATAGGATGGTTCTGTCATTGATTAATTTGGGCCAAGTTAAAAAGAAAGGCTTCACAACTACCGAATCGGGTGCAGTCTTGATGGATGACGACACCCGCAAAGCTGTATTGGTTGCGTATCAGAGACGTAAACAGGAAGAAATTGACCATCCTTTTTTGCAAGAAAAAATCCCGGTCGGGATGCTGTTACTCGCCCAGGCGCAACTTCTGGCCCGTTATCTGCGAGGGGACATGGATGATTATCCGCCCTTTTTGTGGAGATGA
- the cas4 gene encoding CRISPR-associated protein Cas4 — translation MPESDYIMLSALQHYQFCPRQCALIHIEQQWAENRFTAEGKVLHERADSKKSEWQGDVRVVRSLPICSHQNGLIGKADVVEFHPDGSVLPVEYKRGRPKIDRCDEVQLCAQALCLEEMLNVTIASGALFYGQKRRRRQIAFDQNLRHLTGDIIQKTRQMIDSGRTPTAQYDKKCDSCSLLSVCLPKTCGRARSVRRYLSGMVRGIDEENAEHPICDDPGCLPA, via the coding sequence ATCCCCGAATCCGACTACATCATGCTCTCGGCCCTGCAGCATTACCAATTCTGTCCGCGCCAGTGTGCACTGATCCATATAGAACAACAATGGGCAGAAAACCGTTTTACTGCGGAAGGCAAGGTGTTACACGAAAGGGCTGATAGTAAAAAAAGCGAATGGCAGGGAGACGTGCGAGTCGTGCGTTCCCTGCCAATTTGCTCGCATCAAAATGGATTGATTGGTAAGGCGGATGTGGTGGAGTTTCATCCGGATGGTAGTGTACTTCCTGTGGAATACAAACGTGGACGGCCCAAAATCGACCGGTGCGACGAGGTGCAACTTTGTGCTCAGGCACTGTGTTTGGAAGAGATGCTGAATGTCACCATTGCGAGCGGTGCCCTATTTTATGGGCAGAAACGCCGTCGTAGGCAGATCGCTTTTGATCAAAATTTGCGTCACCTGACAGGTGACATTATCCAGAAAACCCGACAAATGATCGACTCGGGGCGAACGCCCACCGCACAGTACGATAAGAAATGTGACTCCTGTTCGCTATTGAGCGTCTGTTTGCCAAAAACCTGTGGAAGGGCGCGATCGGTGCGCCGCTACCTGTCCGGCATGGTGAGGGGGATTGATGAGGAAAATGCTGAACACCCTATATGTGACGACCCAGGGTGCTTACCTGCATAA
- the cas7c gene encoding type I-C CRISPR-associated protein Cas7/Csd2, translating into MSLENKIDFAIIFSVKNANPNGDPLNGNRPRTDYDGFGEVSDVCLKRKIRDRMQDAGHAVFVQSDEKKTDGMPSLKARAEDATHGLGRDAFNNKKTPPEKAGKMACEKWLDVRSFGQLFAFKGEEKDGVSIPIRGPVSIQSAFSVEPVSITSTQITKSVSGEGDGTKKSSDTMGMKHRVDKAIYVTFGSMNSQLAERTGFSNTDAEIIKSVLPRLFEGDASSARPEGSMAVEKVIWWQHNCKAGQYSSAKVHKTLKTVAPDGSYVLENLDGLVPEVIAGF; encoded by the coding sequence ATGAGCCTCGAAAACAAGATCGACTTTGCAATCATTTTCAGCGTGAAAAACGCCAACCCCAACGGTGACCCGCTCAACGGCAACCGCCCTCGTACCGACTACGACGGTTTTGGTGAGGTGTCAGACGTTTGTCTGAAGCGCAAGATTCGCGACCGTATGCAGGATGCCGGTCATGCGGTCTTTGTCCAGTCGGACGAGAAGAAGACTGACGGCATGCCCAGCCTGAAAGCTCGGGCCGAGGATGCAACGCACGGACTTGGCAGGGATGCCTTCAACAATAAGAAAACCCCGCCGGAAAAGGCCGGGAAAATGGCCTGCGAAAAATGGCTCGATGTCAGGAGTTTCGGGCAACTGTTCGCGTTCAAAGGCGAAGAAAAAGACGGAGTGTCAATCCCCATTCGCGGACCAGTGTCTATTCAGTCGGCTTTCAGTGTTGAGCCGGTCAGCATCACCAGCACCCAGATCACCAAAAGTGTCAGTGGCGAAGGCGACGGCACGAAAAAAAGTTCAGATACGATGGGGATGAAACACCGTGTCGATAAAGCCATCTATGTAACTTTCGGCAGCATGAACTCCCAACTGGCCGAACGAACGGGCTTCAGCAACACGGATGCTGAAATAATCAAGAGCGTGCTTCCAAGACTGTTCGAGGGAGATGCTTCTTCCGCTCGCCCCGAGGGGAGCATGGCGGTCGAAAAGGTCATCTGGTGGCAGCATAACTGCAAGGCCGGCCAGTATTCTTCGGCCAAGGTTCACAAAACCTTGAAGACGGTGGCGCCTGATGGATCATACGTTCTTGAGAATCTCGACGGATTGGTGCCTGAGGTGATTGCGGGGTTCTGA
- the cas8c gene encoding type I-C CRISPR-associated protein Cas8c/Csd1 has product MSWLAKLYETYEVGVALDLPTEQKLMPVSHTLQNAHIKIVIDGDGKFLRAEVLEKIQVVLPATEKSAGRSSGEAPHPLADKLQYVAKDYPDYGGRKKPYFASYEKQLRQWCESPYAHAKAVAVYRYIQKGRVVADLIQQHILHVGNDGKLMACWSGSEGPAPFIFKVLPTLPKEKRVEKDRPEVEQGDALVCWQVEQAGELRAETWLDTSLHESWIQFESSGEGKTGLCFVAGKEHVLATNHPAKLRHTGDKAKLLSANDSSGFTFRGRFTEADGCQAAGVSYEVTQKAHNALRWLINRQGFRNDDQVYVAWAVSGKPIPDPLKSSFDLLEEPLVFEEIVDDEPVGKIDHAVDLGASFAVKFNNYLRGYRSKLDPNEQIIVMGIDSATPGRMSVIYYRELLVSEFFERLKSWHLQFAWPQRHSIEVEASGKGKKAQKKTTWPVSSPVPRVIAEAAYGDVLKSNGTLKKHLLGRLMPTIVDGQPFPRDIMESARRRASNRNNCEPWEWERNLGVACALYRGFYQRQPVQQRRVYSMSLEEDRTTRDYLYGRLLAIAERIESVALSVAGESRPTTAARLMQRFADRPFSTWRNIELALQPYMQRLQSNRAGFLTNMKKEFDTVTGLFKTGEFEQDKALSGEFLLGYHCQRMCYRQQSHDETIATDKGE; this is encoded by the coding sequence ATGAGCTGGCTGGCGAAGTTGTACGAAACCTATGAGGTCGGGGTTGCGCTTGATCTTCCCACCGAGCAAAAGCTGATGCCGGTCAGTCATACCCTTCAGAATGCACACATCAAAATTGTCATCGACGGTGACGGAAAATTTCTTCGAGCAGAGGTTCTGGAAAAGATTCAGGTGGTACTGCCGGCCACGGAAAAGTCGGCTGGTCGTAGTAGCGGTGAAGCACCACACCCCCTGGCGGACAAACTGCAATATGTAGCCAAGGATTATCCAGATTACGGCGGCCGGAAAAAACCATATTTCGCTTCCTATGAAAAACAACTGCGGCAATGGTGTGAGTCCCCTTACGCTCATGCAAAGGCCGTTGCGGTTTATCGATACATTCAAAAAGGGCGAGTGGTCGCCGACCTGATCCAACAGCATATCCTGCACGTTGGAAATGATGGAAAACTCATGGCTTGCTGGTCAGGCTCGGAAGGCCCCGCGCCGTTTATTTTCAAAGTTCTACCAACTCTGCCCAAAGAAAAGCGTGTTGAAAAGGATAGGCCAGAAGTTGAGCAGGGCGATGCTCTGGTCTGTTGGCAGGTAGAGCAGGCAGGCGAATTACGAGCCGAAACTTGGCTGGATACCTCGTTGCACGAAAGCTGGATTCAATTCGAAAGTTCAGGGGAGGGTAAGACGGGTCTTTGTTTTGTTGCAGGTAAAGAGCATGTGCTGGCGACCAACCACCCTGCAAAACTGCGCCATACAGGAGATAAAGCAAAGCTTCTCTCTGCTAATGATTCATCCGGATTCACCTTCAGGGGGAGATTTACCGAAGCTGACGGCTGTCAGGCTGCTGGCGTGAGCTATGAGGTAACCCAAAAGGCCCACAATGCTTTGCGCTGGTTGATCAACAGACAGGGGTTCCGCAACGATGATCAGGTCTATGTTGCCTGGGCCGTTTCGGGAAAGCCAATTCCAGACCCGCTGAAGAGCTCATTTGACCTGCTGGAAGAACCACTGGTCTTTGAGGAGATCGTTGACGATGAGCCCGTAGGAAAAATCGACCATGCTGTCGACCTTGGCGCATCCTTCGCGGTGAAATTCAATAATTATCTCAGAGGCTATCGTAGCAAACTGGACCCGAATGAGCAGATCATTGTCATGGGAATCGATTCTGCGACGCCGGGGCGGATGAGTGTCATCTACTATCGCGAACTCCTTGTCAGTGAATTTTTCGAGCGTCTGAAAAGCTGGCATCTGCAATTTGCCTGGCCACAACGACATTCCATCGAAGTCGAGGCCAGCGGAAAAGGCAAAAAGGCTCAGAAAAAAACCACTTGGCCGGTCAGTTCGCCTGTTCCACGTGTTATCGCCGAAGCCGCTTATGGCGATGTCTTGAAAAGCAACGGTACCCTGAAAAAACACCTGCTCGGTCGTCTCATGCCGACTATTGTCGACGGCCAGCCCTTTCCACGAGACATCATGGAATCGGCAAGGCGCAGAGCGAGCAACCGAAATAATTGCGAACCTTGGGAGTGGGAGCGAAATCTGGGTGTTGCCTGCGCTCTTTATCGAGGGTTCTATCAACGACAACCCGTACAGCAAAGGAGGGTGTATTCCATGTCACTGGAAGAGGACAGAACAACAAGAGACTACCTTTATGGGCGTCTGCTGGCGATTGCTGAGCGGATAGAAAGCGTGGCCTTGTCCGTGGCCGGTGAAAGTCGGCCGACGACGGCAGCGAGACTGATGCAACGCTTCGCTGATCGGCCGTTTTCTACCTGGCGAAATATCGAACTGGCGCTGCAACCATACATGCAGAGGCTCCAGAGCAACCGCGCCGGCTTTCTCACAAATATGAAAAAAGAATTCGATACCGTCACAGGGTTGTTTAAAACCGGTGAGTTTGAGCAAGATAAAGCATTATCCGGCGAATTTCTGCTCGGCTACCATTGCCAGAGAATGTGCTATCGCCAACAGAGTCATGACGAAACCATTGCCACCGATAAGGGAGAGTAA
- the cas5c gene encoding type I-C CRISPR-associated protein Cas5c, whose product MKNSISFKVWGRYALFTDPVTRVGGEKCSYHVPTYEAIKGVLKSIYWKPTLIWHVDKVRVMKPIRTQTKGTKPLVWGGGNSLAIYTFLHDVEYQVLAHFEWNEHQKDLEKDRIEGKHFNIAKRVLEKGGRQDIFLGTRDCQGYVEPCEFGEGESSYENIDELSFGLMFHGFDYPDETGENELRSRLWRATMRKGVLEFPRPEKCDANRFIRKMLPKQFGLGENVLAVEQEEALL is encoded by the coding sequence ATGAAGAACAGCATCAGTTTCAAAGTGTGGGGGCGGTATGCGCTATTTACCGATCCGGTGACCAGGGTCGGCGGAGAGAAGTGTTCCTATCACGTCCCGACCTACGAAGCGATCAAGGGGGTGCTCAAATCGATCTACTGGAAGCCGACGCTGATTTGGCATGTCGACAAGGTGCGGGTGATGAAGCCGATTCGGACCCAAACCAAGGGGACCAAGCCGCTGGTCTGGGGTGGGGGGAACAGCCTGGCGATTTACACCTTTCTGCACGATGTCGAATATCAGGTATTGGCGCATTTCGAGTGGAACGAGCACCAGAAGGATTTGGAGAAAGATCGTATCGAAGGAAAACATTTCAATATCGCCAAGCGTGTGCTGGAGAAAGGGGGGCGGCAGGACATATTCCTGGGAACGCGTGATTGCCAAGGATATGTCGAACCCTGCGAGTTCGGTGAAGGTGAGAGCTCTTATGAAAATATTGACGAACTCAGTTTCGGACTGATGTTCCATGGTTTCGACTACCCCGACGAGACCGGGGAAAATGAACTCCGCAGCCGTCTCTGGCGGGCGACGATGCGCAAGGGGGTTCTCGAATTTCCGCGCCCGGAAAAATGCGATGCCAATCGGTTCATCCGCAAGATGCTCCCGAAGCAATTTGGACTGGGTGAAAATGTTCTGGCCGTGGAGCAGGAGGAGGCGTTGCTATGA